The proteins below come from a single Cervus canadensis isolate Bull #8, Minnesota chromosome 2, ASM1932006v1, whole genome shotgun sequence genomic window:
- the LOC122428875 gene encoding glycine-rich cell wall structural protein 1.0-like, whose protein sequence is MGGRGEGREAGLALSPPLHRLRQLPLLHRSQQSVLPALAPRMRAGRLGGFRSQGFSELSPGCHGGGGGGGGGGGGGGGGVAHPGPGPCPSSPAGARAGSDVPSWDAGGGLRGASARDNPGWHLSGQRGWDVVARAYSRMPEIWEAA, encoded by the exons ATGGGAGGAAGGGGTGAGGGAAGGGAAGCGGGGCTGGCACTGTCCCCGCCGCTCCACAGGCTAAGGCAGCTCCCGCTTCTACACCGGTCACAGCAGTCAGTGCTCCCGGCGCTGGCGCCCAGAATGCGGGCGGGAAGACTGGGCGGGTTCCGAAGCCAGGGCTTCAGCGAACTCAGCCCCGGATGCCACGGCGGTGGCGGTGGCGGTGGCGGTGGcggtggtggcggcggcggcggcg TCGCGCACCCGGGCCCGGGACCCTGTCCCTCTTCACCCGCGGGCGCGCGCGCCGGAAGTGACGTGCCGTCCTGGGACGCGGGCGGCGGGCTGAGGGGAGCCTCGGCCCGGGATAACCCGGGCTGGCACCTCAGCGGCCAGCGGGGCTGGGATGTGGTGGCCCGGGCTTACTCTCGGATGCCAGAGATATGGGAGGCGGCGTAG